One Scytonema millei VB511283 genomic window carries:
- a CDS encoding class I SAM-dependent methyltransferase encodes MADTLTKLTYQTFQQSKNYFGLAHKILSTRLMSLVSPSDRKSKPLPLDVLQKIHQRYERLLEVDWQDAEAKVYPHNILFDNPWDEFFLYYPAVWFDLPQIWERAKQKNYQDFDPNLDTAGYPNYYLQNFHHQTGGYLSDLSANLYDLQVEILFGGSADAMRRRILTPLQQGLSAFDDVPASQIKVLDIACGTGRTLKMIRAALPKAALFGTDLSPAYLRKANQMLSQIPGELPQLLQANAEELPYMDNYFHATTSVFLFHELPAVARQQVIEEAFRVTKPGGKFIICDSIQMSDSPELEPAMTGFYETFHEPYYRHYMTDDLVERLEKAGFENVTTEVQYMSKVLVARKPV; translated from the coding sequence ATGGCTGACACTTTAACAAAACTGACATATCAAACTTTTCAGCAGAGCAAAAATTACTTTGGACTCGCTCACAAGATACTCAGCACGCGGTTGATGAGTCTCGTTTCGCCGAGCGATCGCAAGTCCAAGCCTTTGCCTCTAGACGTGCTACAGAAAATTCACCAGCGTTACGAACGTCTGTTAGAAGTAGACTGGCAAGATGCCGAGGCAAAAGTATATCCCCACAATATACTGTTCGATAACCCTTGGGATGAGTTTTTCCTCTACTATCCGGCTGTATGGTTCGATTTGCCGCAAATCTGGGAAAGAGCTAAACAAAAAAACTACCAAGATTTTGACCCCAATTTAGACACCGCTGGCTATCCCAACTACTACCTGCAAAATTTTCATCATCAAACGGGTGGCTATTTAAGCGATTTATCAGCCAATCTCTACGATTTACAAGTGGAAATTTTATTTGGCGGTTCGGCTGATGCCATGCGGCGGCGGATTCTCACACCCTTGCAGCAAGGATTGAGTGCTTTTGATGATGTACCCGCTAGCCAAATTAAGGTTCTCGATATTGCCTGCGGTACTGGTCGCACGCTAAAAATGATTCGCGCCGCTTTACCCAAAGCAGCGTTGTTCGGTACGGATTTATCCCCAGCCTATTTGCGCAAAGCCAATCAGATGTTGTCTCAAATTCCTGGGGAACTACCGCAACTGCTGCAAGCTAATGCTGAAGAGTTGCCATACATGGATAACTACTTCCACGCTACGACCAGCGTATTCTTATTCCACGAACTACCAGCAGTCGCACGGCAGCAAGTCATTGAGGAAGCTTTCCGAGTCACCAAGCCAGGTGGTAAGTTTATCATCTGCGACTCAATTCAGATGAGCGACTCTCCAGAACTAGAGCCAGCCATGACAGGCTTCTACGAAACCTTCCACGAGCCATACTACAGACATTACATGACAGATGACTTGGTAGAGCGTCTAGAAAAGGCAGGTTTTGAGAATGTCACTACTGAAGTCCAATACATGAGTAAGGTGTTGGTAGCACGTAAACCAGTGTAA
- a CDS encoding sugar-binding transcriptional regulator, which translates to MRETGSERRDRKLDLAAHAAWLYYIAGNTQEEIAAKLSVSRQAAQRLIALAVSEKLIKFRLDHPLSECIALAEALRDKFDLSLCEVVPNDAGSGDTFNGIGMCAASCLETYLVAKTPTVLAFTSGRTLRSMVEQIPSMDQPQHKIVSIIGNMSHYGRAGRHEVVMHLSDRVGSQAYPVPTPVVATSVEERELLQTQRSFIAVKTLAEQAKATFVGIGQIVWNAPLHQNGFINDDEIAELVELGAVGEIAGWAYDRHGVLLQQGTNSRVASVPLEQPAQRLVIGVAGGVKKAEAILAALRGKLITGLIIDEAAAQAILDKI; encoded by the coding sequence ATGCGAGAAACTGGTTCGGAGCGACGCGATCGCAAGTTAGATCTGGCAGCTCATGCCGCATGGCTCTATTACATAGCTGGCAATACCCAAGAAGAAATCGCGGCAAAGCTCAGTGTGTCTCGGCAAGCGGCACAACGCCTGATTGCGCTGGCAGTGAGTGAAAAGCTGATTAAATTTCGGCTCGATCATCCCTTGAGTGAATGTATTGCTCTGGCTGAAGCGCTACGCGACAAATTCGATTTATCGCTTTGCGAAGTCGTACCGAATGACGCGGGCAGTGGCGATACATTCAATGGTATCGGCATGTGTGCTGCTAGCTGTTTAGAGACGTATCTTGTGGCAAAAACCCCCACAGTATTGGCATTTACTTCAGGGCGAACATTGCGATCGATGGTGGAGCAGATCCCGTCAATGGATCAACCGCAGCATAAAATTGTCTCGATTATTGGCAATATGTCTCACTACGGACGGGCAGGTCGGCATGAAGTCGTGATGCATTTATCGGATCGCGTCGGTTCGCAAGCCTATCCAGTCCCGACTCCGGTGGTAGCGACTAGTGTTGAGGAACGAGAACTATTGCAAACGCAGCGATCGTTCATCGCCGTCAAAACTCTTGCCGAGCAAGCCAAGGCAACGTTTGTCGGTATCGGTCAGATTGTTTGGAATGCCCCATTACATCAAAATGGCTTTATTAACGATGACGAGATAGCTGAATTAGTCGAACTGGGGGCAGTGGGGGAGATTGCAGGCTGGGCGTACGATCGCCACGGAGTTTTGCTGCAACAGGGAACAAATAGCCGTGTCGCCAGCGTACCGCTCGAACAACCAGCACAAAGGCTTGTAATTGGTGTAGCAGGCGGCGTGAAAAAAGCAGAAGCTATTTTAGCTGCTTTACGCGGCAAGTTAATTACAGGGTTAATTATCGATGAAGCAGCCGCTCAAGCGATTCTTGACAAAATCTGA
- a CDS encoding ABC transporter substrate-binding protein gives MRIPRFAKVLVAFLTGLMLVQLLHACSSSSAAEKTRLTIATVNNGDMVVMQGLSRQFEQENPNIELRWVVLEENVLRQRTTTDVASQGGQFDVLTIGSYETPIWARRGWLTPLNSLPAGYDVNDLLKPIREGLSHDGTLYALPFYGESSMLYYRKDLFAKAGINVPEQPTYAQIAQWASKVHDPANGVYGVCLRGKPGWGENMAFLSTLVNTSGGRWFDMKWQPQIDTPAWKEAVGFYVELLQKYGPPGASSNGFNENLALFSTGKCGMWVDATVAAGLLSNPEESQVADKVGFARAPIEEYPNGSNWLWAWALAIPQTSKSPAEAQKFIAWATSKEYIQLVANKNGWVAVPAGTRTSTYNNPNYQKAAPFAQIVLNSIQSADITHPSKEPTPYKGVQYVDIPEFQAIGASVGQTIAAALTNNISVDQALQQSQSTTERFMKHTGYINQ, from the coding sequence GTGCGTATCCCCCGCTTCGCTAAAGTACTGGTTGCATTCCTGACTGGGTTGATGCTGGTGCAACTGCTACACGCTTGTTCGTCATCATCAGCTGCCGAGAAAACTAGATTGACGATCGCCACTGTCAACAACGGCGATATGGTAGTCATGCAGGGGCTTTCTCGCCAGTTCGAGCAAGAAAACCCCAATATCGAACTCAGGTGGGTAGTGCTGGAAGAAAACGTGTTGCGCCAACGCACGACTACGGATGTTGCCAGCCAGGGAGGACAATTTGATGTCTTGACAATCGGTTCTTATGAAACACCGATTTGGGCGAGACGAGGTTGGCTGACACCATTGAATAGCCTACCTGCTGGCTATGACGTAAACGATCTGCTAAAACCAATCCGAGAAGGGCTTTCCCACGATGGCACGCTCTACGCGCTGCCGTTCTATGGAGAAAGTTCGATGCTGTACTACCGCAAAGACTTGTTTGCCAAAGCAGGAATTAACGTTCCCGAACAACCAACCTACGCTCAGATCGCACAGTGGGCGAGTAAAGTCCACGATCCGGCAAATGGAGTATACGGCGTTTGCCTGCGAGGAAAACCTGGCTGGGGCGAAAACATGGCATTTCTGTCTACGTTAGTCAACACCTCCGGTGGAAGATGGTTTGACATGAAGTGGCAACCTCAGATCGATACTCCAGCCTGGAAAGAGGCAGTAGGATTTTACGTCGAGCTGCTACAAAAATATGGTCCCCCAGGAGCCAGTTCCAACGGATTCAATGAGAATCTAGCGTTATTCTCAACAGGTAAATGCGGCATGTGGGTAGATGCAACCGTTGCAGCGGGGCTGTTATCAAATCCCGAAGAATCCCAAGTGGCTGACAAAGTTGGCTTTGCCCGTGCGCCAATTGAAGAATATCCTAACGGCTCAAACTGGCTATGGGCTTGGGCGTTAGCGATTCCTCAAACCTCAAAATCTCCCGCAGAAGCGCAAAAGTTCATCGCCTGGGCAACATCCAAGGAATACATTCAATTAGTTGCAAACAAAAATGGCTGGGTTGCCGTACCAGCAGGGACGAGAACTTCCACCTACAACAACCCTAACTATCAAAAAGCCGCACCGTTTGCTCAGATCGTCTTGAACTCAATCCAATCTGCCGATATTACCCATCCCTCTAAAGAACCGACTCCTTACAAGGGAGTGCAATATGTGGACATTCCAGAATTTCAGGCGATCGGCGCTTCAGTTGGACAAACCATCGCCGCCGCACTGACCAATAACATCTCGGTAGACCAAGCATTGCAACAATCGCAAAGTACAACCGAACGGTTCATGAAACACACCGGATACATCAATCAGTGA
- the nadD gene encoding nicotinate (nicotinamide) nucleotide adenylyltransferase, translating to MTNDKIGIFGGTFDPVHWGHLLVAESACSQVGLEQVIWVVNSRPHYKQSTPFQHRWEMVRQAIADRHDWEIAPPSDTFMKATYANQTLQALQANYPDGRWYWILGLDTFLTLPRWYHRQEIAPVCEWLVAPRPLVESESPPIQVLCDRVAQQLATESMHVRWQIINLPLVGISASLVRQYCRDRRSIRYFVPEAVRKYIVANQLYV from the coding sequence ATGACAAATGACAAAATAGGCATTTTCGGCGGTACTTTCGATCCGGTACATTGGGGACACTTGTTGGTTGCTGAGAGTGCTTGCAGTCAAGTTGGATTAGAACAGGTAATTTGGGTAGTCAATTCTCGCCCACACTACAAACAATCGACACCATTTCAGCATCGGTGGGAAATGGTACGACAGGCGATCGCAGATCGTCATGATTGGGAAATCGCACCCCCATCGGATACATTTATGAAAGCTACCTATGCCAACCAAACTTTGCAGGCACTGCAAGCAAATTACCCTGATGGTCGTTGGTACTGGATTTTAGGCTTAGACACGTTTCTCACCTTACCCCGTTGGTATCATCGCCAGGAAATCGCCCCTGTTTGTGAGTGGTTAGTCGCTCCGCGTCCGCTCGTTGAATCAGAAAGTCCCCCAATTCAGGTATTATGCGATCGGGTAGCACAACAGTTAGCCACTGAATCAATGCACGTTCGCTGGCAAATTATCAATCTACCTTTGGTAGGAATTTCGGCAAGCTTAGTTAGGCAATACTGCCGCGATCGCCGTTCGATCCGCTACTTCGTTCCTGAAGCAGTGAGGAAATACATCGTCGCAAATCAGTTGTACGTCTAA
- the apcB gene encoding allophycocyanin subunit beta — MRDAITSLIGTYDVAGRYFDRTALERLKSYFDTGTARVQAAATVNSNAASIVKQAGSQLFAEQPELIRPGGNAYTTRRYAACLRDMDYYLRYATYALVAGNMDVLDERVLQGLRETYNSLGVPIGPTVRGIQMMKDLVKAQVAAAGVENTAFIDEPFDHMTRELSERDI; from the coding sequence ATGCGGGACGCAATAACAAGCTTAATTGGAACTTACGACGTGGCAGGACGATACTTCGATCGCACTGCCCTAGAACGGCTTAAGTCTTACTTTGACACTGGAACGGCACGGGTTCAAGCAGCTGCAACAGTCAACTCAAATGCTGCGTCAATTGTCAAGCAGGCTGGTTCGCAATTATTTGCCGAACAACCAGAATTGATTCGTCCTGGTGGTAATGCCTATACAACGCGGCGCTATGCTGCTTGTTTGAGAGATATGGATTATTACCTACGTTACGCGACTTACGCACTGGTAGCTGGCAACATGGACGTGTTAGACGAGCGCGTACTACAAGGCTTGCGGGAGACTTATAATTCTCTGGGTGTACCAATTGGTCCTACCGTGCGCGGTATCCAAATGATGAAGGATCTTGTGAAGGCACAAGTAGCAGCAGCTGGTGTGGAAAATACAGCTTTTATCGATGAACCGTTCGATCACATGACTCGCGAGTTGAGCGAACGGGATATTTAG
- the crcB gene encoding fluoride efflux transporter CrcB, with amino-acid sequence MSWKHLIQLLALQQPAIRNPIAISFGAIAGALSRYYLTLWFVQRFGTSFPYGTFFINLTGCFAMGFFTTLALERAIAISPEVRLLIAVGFLGSYTTFSTYGLDTVALARNHQFATASLYWLGSALLGVVCVQLGATLAQLAIE; translated from the coding sequence ATGAGTTGGAAACATTTAATACAACTTTTAGCACTGCAACAGCCAGCAATTCGCAATCCGATTGCGATTAGTTTTGGTGCGATCGCTGGAGCTTTGAGTCGCTATTATCTGACTTTATGGTTTGTGCAACGCTTCGGCACGAGTTTCCCCTACGGAACTTTTTTCATCAACCTCACAGGTTGTTTTGCGATGGGGTTTTTCACTACCCTTGCTTTAGAAAGGGCAATCGCGATTTCTCCAGAAGTCAGATTATTAATTGCAGTAGGTTTTTTAGGCTCCTACACCACCTTTTCCACCTATGGCTTAGATACGGTAGCATTAGCAAGAAACCATCAATTTGCAACTGCTAGCCTCTATTGGTTAGGTAGCGCACTACTTGGGGTTGTCTGCGTACAGCTAGGAGCTACGCTAGCGCAACTGGCGATCGAGTGA
- the glnA gene encoding type I glutamate--ammonia ligase has translation MPETAQEVLKMIQDQNIQVIDLKFIDTPGIWQHLTVYQNQIEESSFTDGVAFDGSSIRGWKAINESDMAMVPDPKTAWIDPFMAEPTLSLICSIIEPRTGEPYARDPRSIAQKALDYLISTGIGDTAFFGPEAEFFIFDDVRFDQNQHEGYYHVDSIEGRWNTGRKEEGGNLGYKPRYKEGYFPVAPTDTSQDMRTEMLLTMAKCGVPIEKHHHEVASGGQCELGIRFDTMIRSADNLMIYKYVIKNVARKYGKTITFMPKPVFNDNGSGMHTHQSIWKDGQPLFAGDKYAGLSEMGLHYIGGILKHAPALLALTNPTTNSYKRLVPGFEAPVNLAYSQGNRSASIRIPLSGPNPKAKRLEFRCPDATANPYLAFAAMLCAGLDGIKNQIDPGEPLDVDIYDLSPEELSKIPSTPGSLEDALEALEKDHEFLTTTGVFTEDFLQTWIAYKLDNEVNPMRLRPHPYEFALYYDC, from the coding sequence ATGCCCGAAACCGCACAAGAAGTCTTGAAGATGATTCAAGACCAGAACATTCAAGTCATCGATCTAAAATTCATTGACACGCCTGGAATTTGGCAGCATTTAACGGTATACCAAAACCAAATTGAAGAAAGCAGCTTTACCGACGGCGTAGCCTTCGATGGTTCTAGTATTCGCGGTTGGAAAGCCATTAATGAATCAGATATGGCAATGGTTCCCGATCCAAAAACCGCTTGGATCGATCCATTTATGGCAGAACCGACTCTAAGCCTAATCTGTAGCATTATTGAACCTCGTACAGGAGAGCCTTACGCCCGCGATCCTCGCTCTATCGCTCAAAAAGCCCTAGACTACCTAATCTCCACAGGCATTGGTGACACAGCCTTTTTTGGTCCAGAAGCCGAGTTTTTCATTTTTGATGATGTCCGCTTCGACCAAAATCAACACGAAGGTTACTACCACGTAGATTCCATTGAAGGGCGTTGGAACACAGGTAGAAAAGAAGAGGGTGGTAACCTGGGCTACAAACCCCGCTACAAAGAGGGATATTTCCCAGTTGCACCAACAGATACCTCTCAGGATATGCGGACTGAGATGTTGCTGACAATGGCTAAGTGTGGAGTACCGATTGAAAAGCACCACCATGAAGTCGCAAGCGGTGGACAGTGCGAACTTGGTATCCGCTTCGATACTATGATCAGGTCGGCTGATAATTTGATGATTTATAAGTACGTCATCAAAAATGTTGCCAGAAAGTATGGCAAAACTATCACCTTTATGCCAAAGCCAGTGTTCAACGACAATGGCTCTGGGATGCACACCCACCAATCAATTTGGAAAGATGGGCAGCCTTTGTTTGCAGGTGATAAGTATGCTGGTTTAAGCGAAATGGGGCTGCATTACATTGGTGGTATCCTCAAGCACGCTCCTGCACTTTTAGCTTTAACTAATCCCACGACTAACTCTTACAAGCGCTTAGTCCCTGGGTTTGAAGCGCCTGTAAACCTTGCCTATTCTCAAGGTAACCGCTCTGCTTCCATCCGCATTCCGCTATCTGGACCCAATCCTAAAGCTAAGCGACTAGAATTCCGTTGTCCAGATGCAACCGCTAACCCCTATTTAGCCTTTGCTGCTATGCTTTGCGCTGGATTGGACGGGATTAAGAATCAGATCGACCCTGGCGAACCCTTAGACGTGGATATCTACGACTTGTCTCCAGAAGAGTTAAGCAAGATTCCTTCGACTCCAGGCTCATTAGAAGACGCTCTAGAAGCACTGGAAAAAGATCATGAATTCTTAACGACAACTGGGGTATTCACGGAAGATTTCCTCCAAACCTGGATTGCTTACAAGCTTGATAACGAAGTTAACCCGATGCGTTTGCGTCCCCATCCTTATGAATTTGCCCTCTACTACGATTGCTAG
- a CDS encoding YbjN domain-containing protein, with protein sequence MTSDRPDPATVATESMSNEEILEELVEGTGTNHVEVIETVIASLQQDESAMVSHSQNSYLWKFKYGSVEVFVQLTGQTDEDTFKVWSTILKLPTKNDAGLMRRLLEMNWSDTFEASFGIFDEQIVVLSTRTVAELSAGEVSRLITVVATIADDNDEALQQEFA encoded by the coding sequence ATGACGAGCGATCGACCCGATCCGGCAACGGTGGCAACTGAATCTATGTCTAACGAAGAAATCCTCGAAGAGTTAGTTGAAGGTACTGGCACTAACCACGTAGAAGTGATTGAAACTGTCATTGCTAGCTTGCAGCAAGATGAAAGTGCAATGGTCAGCCATAGTCAGAATAGCTATTTATGGAAGTTTAAGTATGGTAGCGTTGAAGTCTTCGTGCAACTAACCGGACAAACCGACGAAGATACATTCAAAGTTTGGTCTACGATCTTAAAACTACCAACCAAAAACGATGCTGGCTTAATGCGACGGTTACTAGAAATGAACTGGTCTGATACATTTGAAGCCAGTTTCGGTATTTTTGACGAGCAAATTGTGGTCTTGTCTACCCGCACTGTGGCAGAACTTTCTGCTGGCGAAGTATCCCGCCTGATTACAGTCGTAGCTACGATCGCCGATGATAATGACGAAGCTTTACAACAAGAATTTGCTTGA
- a CDS encoding lipoate--protein ligase family protein gives MAIDRYLVEQHQLGLMPATLRFYSWSPPAISLGYHQHQYPDRWQNLIWHGRAIDLVRRPTGGRAVLHQGDLTYAVVISGLSGSRTQVYQQICEFLIQGWRSLGIQLHYGTVGRGYIHNPNCFGTATGADLVLADGTKLIGSAQLRRGNVILQHGSMRLEPDEELFAQVFGKDVFAPVKLPLNLHKEELVRTVMNALVASAKSYFQAEFVVQPLSDREWEKVYLDCD, from the coding sequence ATGGCGATCGATCGCTATCTGGTCGAGCAGCATCAGTTAGGTCTAATGCCTGCTACATTAAGGTTTTACAGTTGGTCGCCGCCAGCAATTTCTCTTGGATACCATCAACATCAGTATCCCGATCGCTGGCAAAATTTAATTTGGCATGGTAGGGCGATCGATTTGGTACGCCGTCCAACGGGAGGTAGGGCAGTTTTACATCAAGGCGATTTAACCTATGCTGTGGTGATTTCTGGATTATCTGGGAGTCGCACTCAGGTATACCAACAAATTTGTGAATTTCTGATTCAGGGGTGGCGATCGCTAGGCATTCAGTTACACTACGGTACGGTTGGACGAGGATACATTCATAACCCTAACTGCTTTGGTACGGCAACAGGAGCGGATCTAGTTTTGGCAGATGGGACAAAATTAATTGGTAGCGCTCAACTAAGGCGCGGTAATGTTATTCTTCAACATGGTTCGATGCGGTTGGAGCCAGATGAGGAGTTGTTTGCTCAAGTATTTGGTAAAGATGTTTTTGCTCCAGTAAAACTACCTCTGAATCTACACAAGGAAGAGTTAGTCAGAACAGTTATGAATGCCTTAGTTGCATCTGCCAAAAGTTATTTTCAGGCTGAATTCGTCGTACAACCGCTATCCGATCGAGAATGGGAAAAAGTATATTTGGATTGCGATTAA
- the thiL gene encoding thiamine-phosphate kinase — protein sequence MKVKDIGEQGLLERLQRFCPTEIIGDDAAVITTSPEKSLVVTTDMLVDGVHFSDATTNPEDVGWRSAAANLSDLAAMGATPLGITVALGLPGEVSVEWVERLYKGMDECLKLHQTPIVGGDVCRSPVITVAITAFGEVEPNQTIYRHTAQVGDAIAITGFHGASRAGLELLLHPEIGQNLSDRDRAFLIQAHQRPKPRLDVLPILQEILAGDVGKAKRAFNSEFRIPNSEFPISGMDSSDGLADAIVQICAMSNVGARIDRDRIPIPPALSNLVTAEQAVEWALYGGEDFELVLCLPQQLAEAPIEHLGEGAAIIGEITAESAIILGDRTNKNPDRILSRDRGFQHF from the coding sequence GTGAAAGTTAAAGATATTGGCGAACAAGGTTTATTAGAGCGGTTGCAGCGTTTTTGTCCGACAGAAATCATCGGTGACGATGCTGCCGTAATCACAACATCGCCAGAAAAATCTCTGGTGGTAACGACAGATATGTTAGTGGATGGGGTACATTTTAGCGATGCTACCACGAATCCAGAAGATGTGGGGTGGCGATCGGCTGCGGCTAACCTGTCTGACTTAGCTGCAATGGGGGCTACACCGCTTGGAATTACCGTCGCCTTGGGATTACCTGGTGAGGTTTCTGTGGAGTGGGTAGAACGCCTCTACAAAGGTATGGATGAATGTTTGAAACTACATCAGACTCCAATTGTAGGGGGAGATGTCTGTCGTTCTCCAGTTATTACAGTTGCGATTACAGCTTTTGGCGAAGTGGAGCCAAACCAAACGATTTATCGCCATACAGCGCAAGTTGGAGATGCGATCGCAATTACAGGCTTTCATGGCGCTTCTCGTGCTGGGCTAGAATTGCTCCTGCATCCAGAAATTGGGCAAAATCTGAGCGATCGCGATCGCGCCTTTCTCATCCAAGCGCACCAACGCCCCAAACCCCGTTTAGATGTTTTACCTATTCTGCAAGAAATTTTAGCAGGAGATGTAGGGAAGGCAAAGAGAGCATTTAATTCCGAATTCCGAATTCCGAATTCCGAATTTCCCATTTCTGGCATGGACAGCAGCGATGGTTTAGCCGATGCGATCGTCCAGATTTGCGCAATGAGTAATGTTGGTGCGAGGATCGATCGCGATCGAATTCCAATTCCTCCAGCTTTGTCTAATTTAGTGACCGCAGAACAGGCTGTAGAATGGGCTTTGTATGGCGGCGAAGATTTTGAGTTAGTTCTGTGTCTACCTCAACAACTAGCTGAAGCCCCGATCGAACATTTGGGTGAAGGTGCGGCAATTATCGGCGAAATTACCGCAGAATCGGCAATTATACTAGGCGATCGCACTAACAAAAACCCCGACCGGATTCTCAGCCGCGATCGGGGGTTTCAACACTTTTAG
- a CDS encoding SDR family NAD(P)-dependent oxidoreductase, translating into MTAKATYDFAGKTILITGGAGDIGKATALRFAANGAGVALLDLNETKMADVARELAEYNVPVATFGCDVTTSEDVAKAFAGAVEQLGRIDYVFNNAGYQGLFAKTDEYPEDDFQKVIDINVVGVFHVLKAAAQHMRESGGGAIVNMASYAGVVGPPNMLAYAASKFAVIGMTQTAAKDLAPYGIRVNALSPALIGPGMMWTRQTELQAAVGSQYFSSEPKVVEQQMIDSVPMRRLGSLEEVANSVAFLMSEEASYITGFNLEITGGQ; encoded by the coding sequence ATGACAGCAAAAGCCACCTATGACTTTGCAGGTAAGACTATCCTGATTACAGGCGGTGCAGGAGACATTGGCAAAGCGACCGCACTTCGTTTTGCTGCTAATGGTGCAGGTGTAGCACTCTTGGATTTAAACGAAACAAAGATGGCAGATGTGGCGCGAGAATTAGCAGAGTACAATGTTCCAGTCGCCACATTTGGCTGTGATGTGACAACCTCTGAAGATGTCGCCAAAGCTTTTGCTGGTGCTGTAGAGCAGTTGGGGCGGATCGACTATGTTTTTAATAATGCAGGCTATCAAGGTTTATTTGCCAAAACTGATGAGTATCCAGAAGATGACTTTCAAAAAGTCATTGACATCAATGTTGTCGGCGTTTTTCACGTTCTCAAAGCCGCCGCACAACATATGCGCGAATCTGGCGGCGGGGCAATTGTAAATATGGCAAGTTATGCAGGGGTAGTGGGTCCACCGAATATGCTGGCTTACGCTGCTTCTAAGTTTGCAGTTATCGGTATGACTCAGACAGCAGCAAAGGATCTCGCTCCTTATGGTATTAGAGTCAACGCTCTTTCTCCAGCGTTAATCGGTCCTGGCATGATGTGGACGCGACAAACAGAATTACAGGCAGCTGTGGGATCTCAATACTTTAGTTCAGAACCCAAAGTCGTCGAGCAACAAATGATCGATTCAGTCCCGATGCGCCGTTTGGGAAGCTTAGAAGAGGTTGCTAATAGCGTGGCGTTTCTCATGAGTGAAGAAGCTAGCTATATTACTGGGTTTAACTTGGAGATTACGGGCGGACAATGA
- a CDS encoding type I glyceraldehyde-3-phosphate dehydrogenase: protein MIRVAINGFGRIGRNFMRCWLLRDSSDIEIVAINDTSDPKTNAHLLKYDTMLGTLKGIDISADENSIIVKGKTVKCTSDRNPENLPWKDWDIDLIIESTGVFTSREGATKHLNAGAKKVLITAPGKNDDGTFVYGVNHHEYAHETHTIISNASCTTNCLAPIVKVLHEKFGIIKGTMTTTHSYTGDQRLLDASHRDVRRARAAAMNIVPTSTGAAKAVALVLPDLKGKLNGVALRVPTPNVSMVDLVAQVEKPTFAEEVNSTLKEAAEGSLKGILEYSDLPLVSSDYQGHDASSIVDASLTLVMGNDLVKVMAWYDNEWGYSQRVLDLAELVARDWK, encoded by the coding sequence GTGATTAGAGTTGCAATCAATGGTTTTGGGCGGATCGGACGTAACTTCATGCGTTGCTGGCTTCTGAGAGACAGCAGTGATATCGAAATAGTCGCGATCAACGATACTTCCGATCCGAAGACCAACGCTCATCTGCTGAAGTATGACACCATGTTGGGGACTTTAAAAGGCATCGACATCAGCGCAGATGAAAATTCGATTATCGTCAAGGGTAAGACGGTTAAATGCACCTCCGATCGCAATCCAGAGAACTTGCCTTGGAAAGACTGGGATATCGATCTCATTATCGAATCGACAGGTGTATTCACCAGTCGCGAAGGGGCAACCAAACACTTGAACGCTGGTGCAAAGAAGGTGTTGATCACGGCTCCAGGTAAAAATGATGATGGTACGTTTGTCTATGGCGTAAACCATCACGAGTACGCGCATGAAACGCACACAATCATAAGTAATGCTAGCTGTACCACGAACTGCTTAGCGCCCATCGTCAAAGTGCTGCATGAAAAATTCGGCATCATCAAAGGCACGATGACCACCACCCACAGCTACACTGGGGATCAAAGATTACTCGATGCCAGCCACCGCGATGTCAGACGGGCAAGAGCCGCAGCTATGAACATCGTTCCTACATCTACTGGTGCTGCTAAAGCAGTGGCTTTAGTACTACCAGACTTGAAAGGTAAGCTGAACGGTGTTGCTTTGCGCGTTCCTACTCCCAACGTCTCGATGGTAGACTTGGTTGCTCAGGTTGAAAAACCAACCTTTGCTGAAGAAGTCAATTCCACATTGAAGGAAGCTGCTGAAGGCTCCCTCAAGGGCATTCTAGAATATAGCGATCTACCTCTAGTATCCTCGGATTACCAAGGTCATGATGCTTCTTCCATCGTTGATGCTAGCTTGACGCTTGTTATGGGCAACGACCTAGTTAAAGTCATGGCTTGGTATGACAACGAATGGGGCTACAGCCAACGGGTATTAGATCTGGCTGAGTTAGTTGCTAGAGATTGGAAATAA